In Hippopotamus amphibius kiboko isolate mHipAmp2 unplaced genomic scaffold, mHipAmp2.hap2 H_1, whole genome shotgun sequence, a genomic segment contains:
- the ZBTB45 gene encoding zinc finger and BTB domain-containing protein 45 isoform X2, producing the protein MAAAEAVHHIHLQNFSRSLLETLNGQRLGGHFCDVTVRIREASLRAHRCVLAAGSPFFQDKLLLGHSEIRVPPVVPAQTVRQLVEFLYSGSLVVAQGEALQVLTAASVLRIQTVIDECTQIIARARAPAPGTPAPAPLPTPVPPPLAPAQLRHRLRHLLAARPPGHPGVAHTRKQRQPARLQLPAPPALPKAEGSDADPALTAAPDDGGDDDDDETDDETDGEDGEGGGPGDSQAPPSFPDCAGGFLPAAADSAREEPPAPAGLSDYGGAGRDFLRGTSAAEDVFPDSYVSAWQDGDQTAPEGGPAETPAPSDCVLSGPRPPGVKTPAPPVSLFPFHLGAPGPPPQPPPAPSGPAPAPPPAFYPALQPDAAPSAPPGEAPAPPAAPTAAPSTTPARAPGAEPPAYECSHCHKTFSSRKNYTKHMFIHSGEKPHQCAVCWRSFSLRDYLLKHMVTHTGVRAFQCTVCAKRFTQKSSLNVHMRTHRPERAPCPACGKVFSHRALLERHLAAHPAP; encoded by the exons ATGGCGGCCGCGGAGGCGGTGCACCACATTCACCTGCAGAACTTCTCCCGATCCCTGCTTGAAACCCTCAACGGGCAGCGGCTGGGTGGGCACTTCTGTGATGTGACTGTACGCATCCGTGAGGCTTCACTGCGCGCACACCGCTGCGTGCTGGCCGCCGGCTCGCCCTTCTTCCAGGACAAGTTGCTGCTCGGCCACTCTGAGATCCGTGTGCCGCCTGTGGTGCCCGCGCAGACAGTGCGTCAGCTCGTCGAGTTCCTCTACAGCGGCTCGCTAGTCGTGGCGCAGGGTGAAGCGCTGCAGGTGCTCACGGCCGCCTCGGTGCTGCGCATCCAGACGGTCATCGACGAGTGCACGCAGATCatcgcccgcgcccgcgcccctgCCCCAGGCACCCCCGCGCCGGCGCCCCTGCCCACGCCCGTGCCCCCGCCGCTCGCGCCCGCGCAGCTGCGCCACCGCCTGCGCCACTTGCTGGCCGCGCGGCCCCCGGGCCACCCCGGTGTCGCGCATACACGCAAGCAGCGCCAGCCCGCCCGCCTGCAGCTGCCCGCGCCCCCTGCGCTTCCCAAGGCGGAGGGGTCGGATGCCGACCCTGCCCTAACCGCGGCCCCAGACGACGGCGgtgacgacgacgacgacgagaCCGACGACGAGACCGACGGCGAGGATGGCGAAGGCGGCGGCCCGGGTGACAGCCAGGCGCCCCCGTCCTTCCCTGACTGCGCGGGCGGCTTCCTCCCGGCCGCGGCTGACAGCGCGCGAGAGGAGCCGCCCGCGCCCGCCGGCCTCTCCGATTACGGCGGCGCCGGGAGGGACTTCCTCCGAGGGACGTCGGCGGCCGAGGACGTGTTCCCCGACAGCTACGTCTCCGCTTGGCAAGACGGAGACCAAACCGCCCCTGAAGGCGGTCCTGCCGAGACCCCTGCCCCGTCCGACTGTGTCCTGTCCGGACCCCGCCCACCTGGCGTGAAGACCCCCGCGCCGCCCGTCTCGCTTTTCCCCTTTCATCTGGGCGCTCCCGggccgcccccccaaccccctcccgccccctccgggccggcccccgcgcccccgccggcCTTCTACCCAGCGCTCCAGCCCGACGCAGCTCCCAGCGCGCCTCCCGGGGAGGCCCCGGCCCCACCGGCCGCTCCCACGGCAGCCCCGTCGACCACCCCTGCGCGCGCGCCGGGCGCCGAGCCTCCCGCCTACGAGTGCAGTCACTGCCACAAGACGTTCAGCTCTCGGAAAAACTACACCAAGCACATGTTCATCCACTCGG GGGAGAAGCCCCACCAGTGCGCCGTGTGCTGGCGATCCTTCTCGCTGCGCGACTACCTGCTCAAGCACATGGTCACGCACACGGGCGTGCGCGCCTTCCAGTGCACCGTCTGCGCCAAGCGCTTCACGCAGAAGAGCTCGCTCAACGTGCACATGCGTACCCACCGGCCCGAACGCGCGCCCTGCCCCGCCTGCGGCAAGGTCTTCTCTCACCGCGCGCTGCTGGAGCGCCACCTGGCCGCGCACCCCGCGCCCTGA
- the ZBTB45 gene encoding zinc finger and BTB domain-containing protein 45 isoform X1 encodes MYFPPMAAAEAVHHIHLQNFSRSLLETLNGQRLGGHFCDVTVRIREASLRAHRCVLAAGSPFFQDKLLLGHSEIRVPPVVPAQTVRQLVEFLYSGSLVVAQGEALQVLTAASVLRIQTVIDECTQIIARARAPAPGTPAPAPLPTPVPPPLAPAQLRHRLRHLLAARPPGHPGVAHTRKQRQPARLQLPAPPALPKAEGSDADPALTAAPDDGGDDDDDETDDETDGEDGEGGGPGDSQAPPSFPDCAGGFLPAAADSAREEPPAPAGLSDYGGAGRDFLRGTSAAEDVFPDSYVSAWQDGDQTAPEGGPAETPAPSDCVLSGPRPPGVKTPAPPVSLFPFHLGAPGPPPQPPPAPSGPAPAPPPAFYPALQPDAAPSAPPGEAPAPPAAPTAAPSTTPARAPGAEPPAYECSHCHKTFSSRKNYTKHMFIHSGEKPHQCAVCWRSFSLRDYLLKHMVTHTGVRAFQCTVCAKRFTQKSSLNVHMRTHRPERAPCPACGKVFSHRALLERHLAAHPAP; translated from the exons ATGTATTTTCCTCCG ATGGCGGCCGCGGAGGCGGTGCACCACATTCACCTGCAGAACTTCTCCCGATCCCTGCTTGAAACCCTCAACGGGCAGCGGCTGGGTGGGCACTTCTGTGATGTGACTGTACGCATCCGTGAGGCTTCACTGCGCGCACACCGCTGCGTGCTGGCCGCCGGCTCGCCCTTCTTCCAGGACAAGTTGCTGCTCGGCCACTCTGAGATCCGTGTGCCGCCTGTGGTGCCCGCGCAGACAGTGCGTCAGCTCGTCGAGTTCCTCTACAGCGGCTCGCTAGTCGTGGCGCAGGGTGAAGCGCTGCAGGTGCTCACGGCCGCCTCGGTGCTGCGCATCCAGACGGTCATCGACGAGTGCACGCAGATCatcgcccgcgcccgcgcccctgCCCCAGGCACCCCCGCGCCGGCGCCCCTGCCCACGCCCGTGCCCCCGCCGCTCGCGCCCGCGCAGCTGCGCCACCGCCTGCGCCACTTGCTGGCCGCGCGGCCCCCGGGCCACCCCGGTGTCGCGCATACACGCAAGCAGCGCCAGCCCGCCCGCCTGCAGCTGCCCGCGCCCCCTGCGCTTCCCAAGGCGGAGGGGTCGGATGCCGACCCTGCCCTAACCGCGGCCCCAGACGACGGCGgtgacgacgacgacgacgagaCCGACGACGAGACCGACGGCGAGGATGGCGAAGGCGGCGGCCCGGGTGACAGCCAGGCGCCCCCGTCCTTCCCTGACTGCGCGGGCGGCTTCCTCCCGGCCGCGGCTGACAGCGCGCGAGAGGAGCCGCCCGCGCCCGCCGGCCTCTCCGATTACGGCGGCGCCGGGAGGGACTTCCTCCGAGGGACGTCGGCGGCCGAGGACGTGTTCCCCGACAGCTACGTCTCCGCTTGGCAAGACGGAGACCAAACCGCCCCTGAAGGCGGTCCTGCCGAGACCCCTGCCCCGTCCGACTGTGTCCTGTCCGGACCCCGCCCACCTGGCGTGAAGACCCCCGCGCCGCCCGTCTCGCTTTTCCCCTTTCATCTGGGCGCTCCCGggccgcccccccaaccccctcccgccccctccgggccggcccccgcgcccccgccggcCTTCTACCCAGCGCTCCAGCCCGACGCAGCTCCCAGCGCGCCTCCCGGGGAGGCCCCGGCCCCACCGGCCGCTCCCACGGCAGCCCCGTCGACCACCCCTGCGCGCGCGCCGGGCGCCGAGCCTCCCGCCTACGAGTGCAGTCACTGCCACAAGACGTTCAGCTCTCGGAAAAACTACACCAAGCACATGTTCATCCACTCGG GGGAGAAGCCCCACCAGTGCGCCGTGTGCTGGCGATCCTTCTCGCTGCGCGACTACCTGCTCAAGCACATGGTCACGCACACGGGCGTGCGCGCCTTCCAGTGCACCGTCTGCGCCAAGCGCTTCACGCAGAAGAGCTCGCTCAACGTGCACATGCGTACCCACCGGCCCGAACGCGCGCCCTGCCCCGCCTGCGGCAAGGTCTTCTCTCACCGCGCGCTGCTGGAGCGCCACCTGGCCGCGCACCCCGCGCCCTGA
- the LOC130843056 gene encoding 60S ribosomal protein L37a-like: MAKCIKEVRIVGTYGTHYGASLRKMVKRIEISQHTEYTCSFRSKTKMKRRAVGIWHRASCMKTVAGGAWTYNTTPAVTVKSAIRRLKELKDTHSQPPGPTRGRNPTHGASYAAASIRTGGRPGVQWAFNPPGPAPGFRADRPPTLTRIHLPPRSAEEAWPAD, translated from the exons ATGGCTAAATGCATCAAGGAGGTCAGAATCGTGGGTACATACGGGACCCATTATGGTGCCTCCCTCAGGAAAATGGTGAAGAGAATTGAAATCAGCCAGCACACCGAGTACACTTGCTCCTTCCGTAGCAAAACCAAGATGAAGAGACGAGCTGTGGGCATTTGGCACCGTGCCTCCTGCATGAAAACGGTAGCTGGTGGTGCCTGGACCTACAACACCACTCCTGCTGTCACAGTAAAGTCTGCCATCAGAAGACTGAAGGAATTGAAGGACA CCCACTCGCAGCCCCCAGGCCCCACTCGGGGCAGGAATCCGACACACGGGGCGAGCTATGCTGCTGCTTCCATCCGTACGGGTGGAAGGCCGGGGGTGCAGTGGGCCTTCAACCCGCCGGGACCTGCCCCGGGCTTCCGAGCCGAccgccctcccaccctcacccgcATTCACCTCCCTCCCCGCAGCGCAGAGGAGGCGTGGCCCGCAGATTGA